In the Corythoichthys intestinalis isolate RoL2023-P3 chromosome 12, ASM3026506v1, whole genome shotgun sequence genome, one interval contains:
- the LOC130926625 gene encoding olfactory receptor 11A1-like: MNGTHYLISLGGYVDVDKYRYVYFAVFLMLYLLILCCNLTIICLVWIHRNLHEPMYIFIAALSFNSLLFSTVIYPKLLVDVLSYRQSISHSACMFQYLIFYSLAGSDFLLLSAMAYDRYVSICRPLQYAATMRPASVVVFLTVAWILPACLVLVATVFTAQQKMCHLVLSGMFCNNAIQKLYCVVPRFLTVWGLVVLTNITLFPVLFILFTYIKIFIVTYRSCGEIRKKVAETCLPHLMVLISFSCLCGFDVIIARLESELSKTVRLIMSLQIVVYNPLFNPIIYGVKMKEIWKHIRKLLFCHRR, from the coding sequence ATGAACGGAACACATTACCTAATAAGTCTTGGTGGCTATGTAGATGTAGACAAGTACAGATATGTATATTTTGCGGTTTTCTTGATGTTATACCTTCTCATCCTATGCTGTAATTTAACCATTATTTGTCTTGTTTGGATTCACAGGAATCTTCATGAGccaatgtatatttttattgcagCTTTGTCTTTCAACTCacttctgttcagcactgttaTCTATCCCAAACTCCTAGTAGATGTCTTGTCTTACAGGCAGAGCATTTCTCACTCAGCTTGTATGTTCCAGTATTTGATATTTTATTCTCTAGCAGGCTCCGACTTTTTGCTGTTGTCAGCCATGGCTTACGACAGGTACGTGTCCATCTGCAGACCTTTGCAATATGCAGCTACAATGCGTCCAGCCAGCGTCGTAGTCTTCTTGACTGTGGCCTGGATTTTGCCTGCCTGCCTCGTGTTGGTGGCGACCGTCTTCACTGCCCAGCAAAAAATGTGTCACCTTGTATTATCAGGAATGTTTTGCAACAATGCCATTCAGAAACTCTACTGTGTGGTCCCCAGATTTCTCACTGTGTGGGGTTTGGTTGTTTTAACAAATATTACTCTCTTCCCAGTGCTGTTTATCCTGTTCACATACATAAAGATATTCATTGTGACCTATCGGAGCTGCGGAGAAATCCGTAAGAAAGTGGCAGAGACGTGCTTACCCCACTTGATGGTTTTGATCAGCTTCTCGTGTTTGTGCGGCTTTGACGTCATCATAGCACGGCTGGAGTCGGAGCTGTCAAAAACTGTGCGACTGATAATGAGTTTGCAAATTGTGGTATACAATCCTCTGTTTAATCCGATCATATACGGagttaaaatgaaagaaatctGGAAACACATTAGGAAATTGCTGTTTTGTCATAGAAGATGA